TCCGCAATGCGGACACCTGTGCCTGGCTCGTCGCAGGGTGCTTGGAAAGCCGAATCTGCTCCATCCCCGCGTGGGTGAGCGGGCGAATCTCAAAAGCGCAGTTCGCGCAAAGCCGAGAGATTCAGGGCCGCAGGTTTCTGGAGAACCCGAAGGTTGATCCCTTCGAGATCTATGCGCCGCTCGTCTTCCAAGCCCTTCGTCACTGGGGCGAGCACCAGGCGGTGCTCGCTCTGGACACCAGTATGCTCTTTGGGAAGTTCTGCCTGATTCGCTTTGCTGTCACGTTCAGGGGACGATCCCTTCCACTGCATCAGGAAGTCATCCAGCACGAGAGCGCCCAGGTTTCGACCCGACAACTTCTCCCTGTGCTCGCCCGTGTCAAAGGCCTCCTCGATGCGTTGGGCATCCATGACGTTCGGCTCCTTGCTGATCGAGGTTTTTGTGACACTGAACTCATGGATTGGCTCTGGGCCTGCAAATGGCACTACCGCATCCGTATCAAGTCGAATCTGATCCTCGCTGACCTGCAAGGTCAGCGCCTGTGCAAGCTCAACGACATTCGACTCCGCCCCAGGGAAACACGCTGTTTCCACAACGTCGCCATCACCGGGCAGGCGTTTGGCCCAGTCCATGTCGCGGTCGCTCGACCCACAGACGTTCAGGAACAGTGGCAGGTCGTGAGCAGCGAGCCGACAGACCTGGAAACGTTCGCTGAGTACGGCGAACGCTTCCAAATCGAAGAGGGCTTCCTGGACGATAAAAGTGGTCTCCACGGGCTGGAATCCTCGAAGCTCCGTGATGTCACGAGCCTGAACAGGCTCGTCATGGTTCTGGCGCTGGCCACGCTCTTTCTCGTCACCAAGGGTGTACAGATCGTCACGGAAGGGAAACGGCGAATGGTCG
This DNA window, taken from Deinococcus sedimenti, encodes the following:
- a CDS encoding transposase translates to MLFGKFCLIRFAVTFRGRSLPLHQEVIQHESAQVSTRQLLPVLARVKGLLDALGIHDVRLLADRGFCDTELMDWLWACKWHYRIRIKSNLILADLQGQRLCKLNDIRLRPRETRCFHNVAITGQAFGPVHVAVARPTDVQEQWQVVSSEPTDLETFAEYGERFQIEEGFLDDKSGLHGLESSKLRDVTSLNRLVMVLALATLFLVTKGVQIVTEGKRRMVDAHWQRGLSYLKIGERAMRWALSRGLEVFTHLALPGGPDPEPLGKRKKKCSDPITLLEVGWTLVLRPLS